In Alosa alosa isolate M-15738 ecotype Scorff River chromosome 23, AALO_Geno_1.1, whole genome shotgun sequence, a single window of DNA contains:
- the kpnb3 gene encoding importin-5: MAEQQQFYLLLGNLMSPDNNVRKQSEETYDNIPGPTKITFLLQAVRDASAAEEVKQMAAVLLRRLFSSSFEEIYPGLTVEMQTAVKTELLNGIQGEEGSSSIRRKVCDVAAELARNLIDDEGNNQWPEILKFLFDSVNSQNTGLREAALHIFWNFPGIFGNQQQHYMEVIKRMLVQCMQDQENPQIRTLAARATASFVLTNESNSPLLKHFSDLLPGILQAVNESCYQGDDSVLKSLVEIADTAPKYLRPNLEATLQLSLKLCGDTNLTNMQRQLALEVIVTLSETAAAMLRKHTAIVAQSVPQMLAMMVDLEEDEEWATADELEDDDFDSNAVAGESALDRIACGLGGKIVLPMIKQHIMQMLQNPDWKYRHAGLMALSAIGEGCHQQMEAILNEIVSFVLLFCQDPHPRVRYAACNAIGQMATDFAPTFQKKFHDKVISALLQTMEDQTNPRVQAHAAAALINFTEDCPKSLLIPYLDNLVQHLHVIMVAKLQELIQKGTKLVLEQVVTSIASVADTAEEKFVPYYDLFMPNLKHIVENAVQKELRLLRGKTIECISLIGLAVGKDKFMPDASAVMQLLLKTQTDFNDLEDDDPQISYMISAWARMCKILGKEFQQYLPVVMGPLMKTASIKPEVALLDTQDMENMSEDDGWEFVNLGDQQSFGIKTAGLEEKATACQMLVCYAKELKEGFVEYTEQVVKLMVPLLKFYFHDGVRVAAAESMPLLLECARVRGPEYLTQMWHFMCDALIKAIGTEPDSDVLSEIMHSFAKCIELMGDGCLNNEHFEELGGILKGKLEEHFKNQELRQTKRQDEDYDEQVEETLQDEDENDVYILTKVSDILHSLFSSYKEKVLPWFEQLLQLIVNLICPHRPWADRQWGLCIFDDVVEHCSPSSFKYAEYFLRPMLQSLCDTSPEVRQAAAYGIGVMAQYGGESYRPFCTEAIPLLVGVIQAPESKVKENVNATENCISAVGKVMRFRPECVNVNEILPHWLSWLPLNEDKEEAVHTFDFLCDLIESNNPIVLGPDNANLPKIFVIIADGVANESVKGEDGCSKRLANVIRQVQVSGGLWTQCVSTLNETQQKAIQDLLNTA; encoded by the exons ATGGCGGAGCAACAGCAGTTCTACCTCTTACTGGGCAACCTGATGAGCCCTGACAACAATGTCAGGAAGCAGTCAGAG GAAACTTATGACAACATCCCCGGTCCGACGAAGATCACATTCTTACTGCAGGCTGTCCGCGATGCGTCCGCTGCGGAGGAG GTCAAGCAGATGGCCGCTGTGCTGCTGCGGCGGCTCTTCTCGTCCTCCTTCGAGGAGATCTACCCCGGCCTGACGGTGGAGATGCAGACGGCCGTCAAGACGGAGCTGCTCAACGGCATCCAGGGCGAGGAGGGCTCGTCCAGCATTCGCAGGAAGGTCTGCGACGTAGCCGCCGAGCTTGCCCGCAACCTCATCG ATGATGAGGGCAACAACCAGTGGCCCGAGATCCTCAAATTCCTTTTCGATTCAGTCAACTCCCAGAACACGGGGCTGAGGGAAGCAGCTCTGCACATATTCTG GAACTTCCCCGGTATCTTTGGCAACCAGCAGCAGCATTACATGGAGGTGATCAAGCGCATGTTGGTGCAGTGTATGCAGGACCAGGAGAATCCCCAG ATCCGCACTCTGGCTGCCCGGGCCACCGCATCCTTTGTCCTGACCAATGAGAGCAACTCACCCTTGCTGAAACATTTCTCCGACCTGCTCCCAGGCATCCTCCAG GCCGTCAACGAGTCCTGTTACCAGGGAGATGACTCTGTGCTGAAGTCCCTGGTGGAGATTGCGGACACAGCGCCCAAGTACCTGCGCCCTAACCTGGAGGCCACCCTGCAGCTCAGCCTCAAG CTGTGTGGCGACACCAACCTGACAAACATGCAGCGGCAGCTGGCCCTGGAGGTCATCGTCACCCTGTCCGAGACGGCCGCCGCCATGCTGAGGAAGCACACTGCCATCGTGGCTCAGAGCG TCCCCCAGATGCTGGCTATGATGGTGGAcctggaggaggacgaggagtgGGCCACTGCTGACGAGCTGGAGGATGATGACTTTGACAG TAACGCGGTAGCTGGAGAGAGTGCGCTGGATAGAATCGCCTGTGGCCTGGGAGGGAAGATCGTGCTGCCCATGATCAAGCAGCACATTATGCAGATGCTTCAGAACC CTGACTGGAAGTACCGCCACGCTGGCCTCATGGCCCTGTCGGCCATCGGTGAGGGTTGCCACCAGCAGATGGAGGCCATCCTGAATGAGATAGTCAGCTTCGTACTACTCTTCTGCCAGGACCCT CATCCCAGAGTCCGCTACGCTGCCTGCAATGCCATCGGCCAGATGGCCACTGATTTCGCCCCCACCTTCCAGAAGAAGTTCCACGATAAG GtgatctctgctctgctccagaCCATGGAGGACCAGACCAACCCCAGAGTGCAGGCCCACGCTGCCGCCGCACTCATCAACTTCACCGAGGACTGCCCCAAGTCCCTGCTCATCCCCTACCTGGACAACCTGGTCCAGCACCTCCACGTCATCATGGTGGCCAAGCTGCAAGAG CTGATTCAGAAGGGCACCAAGCTGGTGCTGGAGCAGGTGGTGACGTCCATCGCCTCGGTGGCCGACACGGCCGAGGAGAAGTTTGTGCCCTACTACGACCTGTTCATGCCCAATCTGAAGCACATCGTGGAGAACGCCGTGCAGAAAGAGCTGCGGCTGCTCCGCGGGAAGACCATCGAGTGCATCAGCCTCATCGGCCTGGCTGTCGGCAAGGACAAG TTCATGCCTGATGCCTCTGCAGTCATGCAGTTGCTATTGAAGACTCAAACCGACTTCAACGACTTGGAAGATGATGATCCACAG ATCTCCTACATGATCTCTGCCTGGGCTCGCATGTGTAAGATCTTGGGGAAGGAGTTCCAGCAGTACCTGCCTGTTGTTATGGGCCCCCTTATGAAGACTGCCTCCATCAAACCAGAAGTGGCCCTGTTGGACA CCCAGGATATGGAGAATATGTCTGAAGATGATGGTTGGGAATTTGTCAATCTGGGAGATCAGCAGAGCTTTGGCATCAAAACTGCTGGTCTGGAGGAGAAGGCCACTGCATGCCAGATGTTG GTTTGCTATGCTAAGGAGCTGAAGGAAGGTTTTGTGGAATACACCGAACAGGTGGTGAAGCTGATGGTTCCTCTGCTGAAATTCTACTTCCACGATG GGGTGCGGGTGGCGGCTGCGGAGTCCATGCCCCTTCTGCTGGAGTGTGCCCGGGTGCGGGGCCCCGAGTACCTCACCCAGATGTGGCACTTCATGTGCGATGCCCTCATCAAGGCCATTGGCACAGAGCCTGACTCGGATGTGCTGTCGGAGATCATGCACTCCTTCGCCAAG TGCATTGAGCTAATGGGAGATGGTTGCCTGAACAATGAGCACTTTGAAGAACTGGGAGGAATTCTGAAGGGAAAACTGGAGGAGCACTTTAAAAACCAAGAACTCAGACAAA CCAAAAGACAAGATGAGGACTATGACGAGCAAGTAGAGGAGACCCTACAAGATGAG GATGAGAATGATGTTTACATACTCACCAAGGTGTCGGACATTTTGCATTCGTTGTTCAGCAGCTACAAAGAGAAAGTGCTTCCATGGTTTGAGCAACTCCTGCAGCTCATCGTCAATCTCATA TGCCCTCACAGACCTTGGGCTGACAGACAGTGGGGCCTGTGCATCTTCGACGATGTGGTGGAGCACTGCAGTCCCTCCTCGTTTAAGTATGCTGAGTACTTCCTGCGACCCATGCTACAGTCCCTGTGTGACACCAGCCCTGAGGTGCGCCAGGCTGCCGCCTACGGCATTGGCGTCATGGCCCAGTACGGAGGAGAGAGCTACAGACCTTTCTGCACAG AGGCAATCCCACTGCTGGTTGGAGTCATCCAGGCCCCTGAATCCAAAGTGAAGGAGAACGTCAACGCCACAGAGAACTGCATCTCCGCTGTTGGCAAGGTCATGAGGTTCCGGCCAGAGTGTGTCAACGTCAACGAGATCCTCCCCCATTGGCTCTCCTGGCTGCCACTCAATGAAGACAAAGAGGAGGCAGTCCATACTTTTGACTTCCTGTGTGACCTTATTGAAAG CAACAACCCCATTGTTCTTGGTCCTGACAATGCCAACCTGCCCAAGATCTTTGTGATCATCGCTGATGGTGTTGCAAATGAGTCTGTGAAAGGAGAGGATGGATGCAGCAAGAGATTGGCCAATGTTATTCGCCAAGTACAG GTCTCCGGAGGATTATGGACACAGTGTGTATCAACACTCAACGAGACGCAGCAGAAAGCCATTCAGGACCTGCTCAACACCGCCTGA